The Argopecten irradians isolate NY chromosome 6, Ai_NY, whole genome shotgun sequence genome has a window encoding:
- the LOC138325532 gene encoding syntaxin-like, whose product MVKDRLQEMKQKHEEFESEELKKKRKKKEKETMETTIAGFQDKVHGIEERLKSLKKDTDDVKKQQSNLYCSPFVTSKDLQKMEHMSDQILTDSIKIRKDVELLAAETTTESQKASLITSGTHQRVHLTQIDRLSQELKKTMNDFAANQADYLDKTKARFKRQMQIATNGNEPDNLDMNFQNQAMFTGGFLMEMQKAKGDLQLLEEREKALHDIEGQIHEVNKLFKEMHVLVADQGETIDTIESHMERTVADVESGKKDLGEAEKNQKRARKKKFICIVILVVAILIVIGIVAAIIAQSTGGE is encoded by the coding sequence ATGGTCAAGGATAGGCTTCAGGAGATGAAACAGAAGCACGAAGAGTTTGAAAGTGAAGAATTGAAGAAGAAACgtaagaaaaaggaaaaagagaCCATGGAAACTACAATAGCAGGATTTCAGGATAAGGTTCATGGGATTGAAGAAAGACTTAAAAGTTTAAAGAAAGACACCGATGATGtgaaaaaacaacaaagtaATTTGTATTGTTCACCTTTTGTAACGTCAAAGGATTTACAAAAAATGGAACACATGTCGGaccaaatattgacagattcaATAAAGATTCGTAAAGATGTTGAATTATTGGCCGCTGAAACAACAACAGAATCGCAAAAGGCATCGTTGATTACTTCTGGAACACATCAAAGAGTTCACTTAACTCAGATCGATCGATTATCACAGGAATTGAAAAAGACAATGAATGATTTTGCTGCAAATCAAGCGGACTACTTAGACAAAACAAAAGCGCGATTTAAACGTCAGATGCAAATTGCAACTAATGGAAACGAGCCTGACAATTTGGATATGAATTTTCAAAACCAAGCAATGTTCACGGGAGGATTTTTGATGGAGATGCAAAAAGCAAAAGGAGACTTACAATTATTAGAAGAACGCGAAAAAGCTCTTCATGATATTGAAGGTCAAATTCACGAGGTCAACAAACTGTTTAAGGAAATGCATGTGTTAGTAGCCGACCAAGGGGAAACAATTGATACTATAGAGAGCCACATGGAACGCACTGTAGCTGACGTAGAATCTGGAAAGAAGGATTTAGGTGAAGCTGAGAAAAATCAGAAAAGGGCCCGAAAGAAAAAGTTCATATGTATTGTGATTTTAGTTGTGGCTATATTGATTGTTATTGGAATTGTAGCGGCTATCATTGCACAAAGTACTGGAGGAGAGTAA